DNA sequence from the Desulfovulcanus ferrireducens genome:
GTAAAACTCATCTTTTTCAGCTCATCTGCCAGGCTTTGCTCATCTTTTAACCAGGCATCCTGTCCCAGTTTCCAGGCCACCCCCCGAAACATGGCCCCGGTATCCAAATAAGCAACACTTAAATGCTTGGCCAATTTCCTGGCCATAGTTGTTTTACCCACGCCTGCCGGACCATCAATGGTGATGATAAGCTTATTTTGATCCATTAAGGACCTCTTCTAGTTCTTTGATAAACAATTTATTTTCTTCTTTCGTGCCAATACTTACTCGCAAATATTCTTCCAGGCCATAACTTTTGAGAGGTCTGATGATGATACCTTTCTTAAGTAAGCCCTCAAAGACTTCGGAAGCATCCACCGGCGGTAAAAACATCAAGAAATTGGCTTGAGAAGGAAAAGTCTTGCACCCGAGCCTCTCAAGCTCCATGCTTAAAAATTCACGGCCAGCGCGAACGGTTTCTAAGGTCTGATCATAAAAAAACTTGTCATTTAAAGCGGCAATGCCTGCCTTTTCTGCCAGGATATTGACACTAAAAGGCAACTTCACTCGCTGCAAATAATCAGCATAAATATCTGGCAGCACAGCAAAACCAAGCCTTAAACCTGCCAAACCAAACATCTTGGAAAAGGTGCGTAAAATCACCAGGTTGGGATAATTCTGCCAGTCAGAAAGCAAAGAATACTCAGCTTGAGGCAGGGCAAAATCTATATAGGCCTCATCAATAACTACCAGCACACTTTGAGGCAGCCTGGACAAAACTGCTTCCAATTCTTCCTTTTTAGCACAAAATCCAGAAGGATTATCCGGATTGGTAATAAAAACAACTTTTGTTTTCTCATCAACGGCTTGAAAAAGGTCGTCCCAAGGAAAATGAAAATCTTTGCTTAGGGGTACCTGACGAAACTCCACCCCGGCAAACTGAGATTGCAACTTATAGATACTGAAACATGGCTTAAAGGCGACTATATTGTCCTCGCCAGGTTTGGCCACAAGACGAATGATAAGGTCAATAATTTCATCCGAACCATTGCCACAAACAATATTTTTTGCAGGGACGTTTAAATATTCCCCGATTGCAGCGCATAGGTCCGGAGTTCCTGCCCTTGGGTAACGAAAGGCCAATGCAGCATTCAGGGCAATGACCTCCTTCACTACCGGCGAAGTACCCAGAGGATTCTCATTACTGGCCATCTTTATGACCCTGGTTAGTCCGTATTTTCTTTTGATTTCCTCAATATTTAAGCCTGGACTATAGGCCTTAAAACCTAAAACCTCTTTGCGGATCAGATCTCTATCCATTTTTTACCTCTTCATATAACCAAACAAGCCCCCTAACAAAGGGGGCTTGCTAACATTTAGACCAAAAACAATCAATAAAAGTATACTTTATTTAACGGGAGCCTGTTTACGCTCAAATTCTGGCACGACCTCAGGCTAACTCCGTTCTACACTGGATAAGATGCCGAACAGATGTCGCCCGCTCTCGGAATAACCATTTTTATCCGCATACAAAAACAGACTCTTTTGACTCAGGAAATATTCTTTCCAAACCTTTAAAAAATCTTTCAAAATGTTGAGTCTAAACTCCATTATCGTGATGAAGGATTTAAGAGGTGCAATCTCACGGCAACACTTCCCAAGAAGTGCATCCCTGGGAAGTGTTAGTCCGATTGGTATGGTGCTTGAAGAAAGAGAATTTTTTGCAGTTGATGCGTCATCAATCTATAATCTTGGGCCTGATAAATATCAATAGTTCCTGCTGGGACTCACCTTTGTACCTGTTCTTAAATAACCATCCCAAAACCGGAATATCCGCCAACAATGGCACTCTAGTATCTGCTGTTGTCTGGGCAATCTTTTTTACTCCCCCAATGACAATCGTCTCTCCGTCATTAACTATCAATTTGGTCTTGGTACTCTTTGTCTCAATATCGCCCCCTCCTCCGGCCACGGGACTATCGTCAGTTATATCAAGGTCCAAAATCAATTTATTATCAGGAGTTATCTGGGGTAAAACAGATAACTTTAGAATAGCATCCTGGTATTCAATTGTTGTCCCGCCACTCTCTGACTCTGTGGTGGTGGCAATTTTAGTCCCCTGGATTATTTCAGCCTGCTGGTTATTCAATGTGATCACCCGCGGAGCAGATATGGTCTTTGAAATATTCTTGGTTTCACCTACTTTCAATTCAGCGTCCAAGGTAAACAAATCCTTCCCCAAAACTTTGGCAATCTGGCCACCTACAGAGAAATCCAATGGCCCAGTAGTTGGAAAATTAAGACCGGTAATATCATAGTTCTTGTAATATCTATCCTGATGGAAATACTCTCCGGTATTGGCAAAACTCCATTTTAATCCCAAACTACGCTTAAAATCATCTGTTGCATAAACAATCCTGGCCTCAATGAGCACCTGTCGCTCAGGCCTATCCAGCTTTTCAACCACCGAGCGAATCTGTTCTAAGTTAGACTCGGTATCCTGGACAATCAATTGATTGGTTCGTGAATCATAAGTAATCTTACCACGAGGAGATAAAAACTCCTTTACCTTAGGTTCAAGCTCACTTGCGGTTGCATAATTAATCTGGATATACTCTCTCTTTAGGGGTTCCAGATCTTTCATGCTTTTCTTGGCCTTAAGAGCTGCCTCCCTGGCCTTGCGTAATTGTTCTCTTTCTGCTTCCAGTTTAGCAATTGTGGCAATACGCATGATATTGCCCCTTAAAACCATACCCAAATTCTTTTGTAACAAAACCAGGTCCAGGGCCTGGTCCCAAGGGATATCAAAAAGCCGCAATGATATCTTACCCTTTACGTCTTCATCTATGATCAGGTTATAATCTGTTATCGCTGCAATTAGTCTTAAAACATGCTCTATATCGGCGTCCTGCAAATCAATAGAGATTTTTTTACCTGTATATTTTTTTTTCATTCCAGGAAACAAGGTGTTTAACTCTGGAATATCTGCACCATTTTCTTCTTCTTTTTGAGTAACTTTGGTTACACTGCGGTCTTTGTCTGTGGACTTACTTTGTTGCTCACTTGTTAAAAAGCGTATAGATAATCCGCCCGCATCGCTGTCCATGTGCATAGGAACTTTATTCTGTACAGCAAAACTAAGTTTGACCCCGTCTTTAATATTCTGAACAAATACAGACTTAATTTCAGTATTAAACTTATTTAAACGGAAAAGTCTTGCATACTCAAGGTTTACCTGACAATTAGGAATAAATAATACTATTTTCTGTGGGCCACTTTTCTTAGGAATTATCTCAAATGGTCCTTTACCTTTGAGGTTGACAAACAAATTTCCTTGTTTGTTACGTAAGAATTCTATCTCTTGAATCTTGGCGCCTTCTTTTTCTATTAAATCATTTTCCTCCCTTGATTCTACTCCGGCCGAATTGTCTCTCCCTCTCTGCTCCACCAAAAGGATTTGCAATTGTTCATCCTTGGCTCTGGAAAGCAAAAACTGGGCTGGCTTGGACAAAATAATATTTAAATCCTTGGCCAGACCTTTTTTATCCAAAGCCCAGAAGACCTTGGTCACTATTCCCTTTGGGGCTGGAAGGAGAAAAGGAGAAATGGGAGGAGCAAAAGATAAAATTAATTTTTCATCGTCCATATAGGGCGAAACATCTATGTCTAAAGCTATGGGCAGGGAGATGATTGTTTTTTCTTCTTTAATTGAAATCTCGCCCTGTGCCTTGTCAACTTTAATTTGCTTTTTAACCGGGGCGGATATGTCTTTTTGATTCCTGTTAAGGCCAGACTTTGGTGCACAGGCAATCTGCATAAAAAGAATACAACATATACTTAAGCAAAACAGGCCTTTTATAAGAAACTTACTGTTCATTGCTTTCCTCTTTACTTGGATGGAGCTTCAAGGCTATGTTCCTTTTTTCTAACTTCCCCAAAATATTAACCACTTCTTCTTGAATCAAGACCTGGTCCGGGGATATTTTTACTACCTGCCCTCCACTGCGTCCTACCAACGCGCCTTTTTTTAAAATAAAGCCTTTACCATCTGGAAGTTCAACCATTGCCAAAGCTGCTTCAGGCCGGTCAGCATACCAGATAATACCCACAAGCTTAAGTTGGGTAGCTTCAACTTTCTCCAGTGGGGTCAGAATGCGCTTTGATTTTTTAGGTCTTGATATTGACCGTTCTTGCTTTTGAACCTGGATAAAAGAAACAAAAGGATCAGGTTTTCCTATGGGAGAATATTTATAGTCCGGCGGCCTGATCCACTCTGGAATTTTATCCAATTCCTGAAGTAGCTTGTCTCCTGAATCTTTTGCGCCCTTGTCCTCAGACAAAGCTGAAGAACAAGAGAAGATAAGCAAACAAAAAACAGAAAACAGCGAACAGGAAACTATCAGAAAACTATTATTCCTCATAAGAGAATCCACACAACGTTATCATAACAAGGGAGTAGTATCTGCCCTTCGCCGCACCCAAACTCAATAAACACAACAACTCATTTCTTCTTTGATTTTCTGTCCAATATCTCTTCAGGAGTCAAAGCCCGATATACCAATACCGAACTATCTGCCATCAATAAGCTTTCTCCTGTGGCCCCATTATTCTTAACCGGTGTTAAACGTAAATTCTCCAAACTAACTAAACGCTCTAATCTAACCAGGCTATCAAAATACTGGATCAGATTGTGAAATGCTCCTTGTAAGCGTAACTGTACCCGACGGGTAGCGTAAAACTCATAAATCTTTTCAGGACCAGGCTGGAACAAAATAAATTCAACTCTCTTTTCATTACCCAACTTTTCAAAAGATGCCAGCAAGCGTTCTAAGGCCTGTGCATCTTCAGGGAGAAGCATCTTGGCCAAAATTAGCTCTTTTTGTCGGTCCTTAAGCTGATCCTCCAGGTGTGGAAGCTTTGCTGCCAATAGCCTGTATTTAGTAATAGCTTTTTCCAACGCGGCGATATTTCTTTTTAATTTGGTAAGTTCATCAATCTTTGAGGAAAAGAGAAAATACCAAGATCCTCCGACAGTGAAAAAGAGAAACAAAACAAGGATCAATATCTTTTGAACCAGAGTAAGTCGTTCTATTTTATCAATGATGATCTGCTTATCCATTTTGTGAACCGCTCTGCTTCTCAGGTGGCTGGGCCATAATCTGGCACTGAAATTCCACTAAATCATAAGTTAAAATCCTGCGTCTAGACGTCCTTTGGGTCATAACTTCTTTTATATAGGGCGAGGATCGCAATTTTTGGACATAATAGGCAAAAATTTGATTATCCAGAGCTACGCCACGCAAATCTATACGCCCATCTTTTTCTAACTTAAAGGCCTCAAACCAAATTTTGGATTCTGGCAAGTTACTAATTAATTCATCTATATAATGAATCGGAAGATTCTGCGTTTGCCTGATCTCCTTTATCACCTTAATTTTTGTCTGTACTGACTCCAATTCTTTTTTTAATTTGCTCACTCTAGCCACTTTAACAAGCAGTCTGTTTTTTTGAGCCAGCTTTTCCTTTTCTATAGCTTGCAATTTCTCTATTCTTGTTTGCAACCAGTAGTTTATGCCCAAAACTCCAACAAGCAAAACCATGGCACCCAGAGAAAAAACTATTATTTGCTTTCCAACTTCAGAAGTTTTTGCTCTTTTAGTCTGGGGAAGAAGATTTATTTTAATCATCAAATAAGCCCTCTCAAAGCAAGACCTGTGGGAACAACAAATTGCGCTTTAACAGCTTCTATATATTTGGAGTCAAACCTATGGACATCCTTTTCGAGCTTCCGCCATGGGTCTAAATACTCAACTTCTAAGTCTAACCCCTGCCTCAAAAACTCGCTGATCCCTGGCAACAAACTTCCTCCCCCGGACAAAAACAATTTTTGTCCGGGTTTGGCTCCAGATACTGAAGTTAAATAAAAACCGGTCAGCCTTTTTATTTCCGTTAGCCAAAGTTCAAGTTGGGCTTTAAGTTGGCTATCTATCTCGCGCCTTTTTTCTTCATCTATCGAATCAGGACCTTCTAATTTAATCTTCTCAGCTTCAAGCTTATTTACTTCCAAAATCT
Encoded proteins:
- the hisC gene encoding histidinol-phosphate transaminase, with amino-acid sequence MDRDLIRKEVLGFKAYSPGLNIEEIKRKYGLTRVIKMASNENPLGTSPVVKEVIALNAALAFRYPRAGTPDLCAAIGEYLNVPAKNIVCGNGSDEIIDLIIRLVAKPGEDNIVAFKPCFSIYKLQSQFAGVEFRQVPLSKDFHFPWDDLFQAVDEKTKVVFITNPDNPSGFCAKKEELEAVLSRLPQSVLVVIDEAYIDFALPQAEYSLLSDWQNYPNLVILRTFSKMFGLAGLRLGFAVLPDIYADYLQRVKLPFSVNILAEKAGIAALNDKFFYDQTLETVRAGREFLSMELERLGCKTFPSQANFLMFLPPVDASEVFEGLLKKGIIIRPLKSYGLEEYLRVSIGTKEENKLFIKELEEVLNGSK
- a CDS encoding type IV pilus secretin PilQ, which gives rise to MNSKFLIKGLFCLSICCILFMQIACAPKSGLNRNQKDISAPVKKQIKVDKAQGEISIKEEKTIISLPIALDIDVSPYMDDEKLILSFAPPISPFLLPAPKGIVTKVFWALDKKGLAKDLNIILSKPAQFLLSRAKDEQLQILLVEQRGRDNSAGVESREENDLIEKEGAKIQEIEFLRNKQGNLFVNLKGKGPFEIIPKKSGPQKIVLFIPNCQVNLEYARLFRLNKFNTEIKSVFVQNIKDGVKLSFAVQNKVPMHMDSDAGGLSIRFLTSEQQSKSTDKDRSVTKVTQKEEENGADIPELNTLFPGMKKKYTGKKISIDLQDADIEHVLRLIAAITDYNLIIDEDVKGKISLRLFDIPWDQALDLVLLQKNLGMVLRGNIMRIATIAKLEAEREQLRKAREAALKAKKSMKDLEPLKREYIQINYATASELEPKVKEFLSPRGKITYDSRTNQLIVQDTESNLEQIRSVVEKLDRPERQVLIEARIVYATDDFKRSLGLKWSFANTGEYFHQDRYYKNYDITGLNFPTTGPLDFSVGGQIAKVLGKDLFTLDAELKVGETKNISKTISAPRVITLNNQQAEIIQGTKIATTTESESGGTTIEYQDAILKLSVLPQITPDNKLILDLDITDDSPVAGGGGDIETKSTKTKLIVNDGETIVIGGVKKIAQTTADTRVPLLADIPVLGWLFKNRYKGESQQELLIFIRPKIID
- a CDS encoding pilus assembly protein PilP, translating into MRNNSFLIVSCSLFSVFCLLIFSCSSALSEDKGAKDSGDKLLQELDKIPEWIRPPDYKYSPIGKPDPFVSFIQVQKQERSISRPKKSKRILTPLEKVEATQLKLVGIIWYADRPEAALAMVELPDGKGFILKKGALVGRSGGQVVKISPDQVLIQEEVVNILGKLEKRNIALKLHPSKEESNEQ
- a CDS encoding type 4a pilus biogenesis protein PilO produces the protein MDKQIIIDKIERLTLVQKILILVLFLFFTVGGSWYFLFSSKIDELTKLKRNIAALEKAITKYRLLAAKLPHLEDQLKDRQKELILAKMLLPEDAQALERLLASFEKLGNEKRVEFILFQPGPEKIYEFYATRRVQLRLQGAFHNLIQYFDSLVRLERLVSLENLRLTPVKNNGATGESLLMADSSVLVYRALTPEEILDRKSKKK
- a CDS encoding PilN domain-containing protein is translated as MIKINLLPQTKRAKTSEVGKQIIVFSLGAMVLLVGVLGINYWLQTRIEKLQAIEKEKLAQKNRLLVKVARVSKLKKELESVQTKIKVIKEIRQTQNLPIHYIDELISNLPESKIWFEAFKLEKDGRIDLRGVALDNQIFAYYVQKLRSSPYIKEVMTQRTSRRRILTYDLVEFQCQIMAQPPEKQSGSQNG